The Elusimicrobiota bacterium genomic sequence ATGCTTGGAGCTTGCGGAAAGCGGCTGTTCCGTGGTCGGGATCGACAGTTTCCTCACCGGCCATTTCGAGAATCTCGGGAATTTCCCGGGAGACCTCGTGGCCGCGGACCTTTGCGAGCCCGCTTCCTGGAAGGATAAGGTGGAAGGCGTGGACGTGGTCTTCCACCAGGCCGCCATCACGGATACGACCGAGATGGACCAAAACAAGATGATGAGGGCTAATGTGGAGGCTTTCAGGAGCCTGCTCTCCTGGGCCGCCGAGCAGGGAGTCAGGAAAGTGGTTTACGCCACGTCGGCCGGGGTTTACGGGGATAACCCCGTGCCCATGAAAGAGGCGGATTCTCCCAAGCCCCTGAATATTTATGCCTTCTCAAAGATGGTTATGGAGTCTCTGGCCAAGGAGTTCGCCGCGGCTCGCCCAAAAATGTCCATCGTGGGACTTCGCTACTTCAACGTTTTCGGGCCGCGCGAGCGGTTCAAGGGCAAGGCCGCGAGCATGATTTGGCAGTTGGCCCAGCAGATGCGGGCCGGCCGGCGTCCCAGGATTTTCGAGCACGGAGAGCAATACCGGGACTTCATCTACGTGCGCGACGTGGTCCGGGCCAACCTCCTGGCCCAAAAGGCCCCGAGCGGGGTTTACAACGTCTGCACCGGGACCCGGACCACTTTTAATCAAGTCATCGAGATTCTCAATGGAGTCTTGGGAACCCGCCTAGCCCCGGACTACTTCAAGAATCCCTATTCCTTCTATCAGAACGAGACTTTGGGCAATCCCAAGGCCGCGGAGAAGGCTCTCAAGTTCAAGGCCGAGTATTCCGTGGAGGAGGCGATTCTGGAATATTTCGGGCAAGGCCGCGGGGCCCCGGTGGGAGTATAAAATGGCTTCCCTCAGAGAGATACGCCGCAAGATCAAGGCCGTGGGCGCTCAGCAGAGGATTTTTAAGGCCATGAAAATGATCGCGGCCGCGCGCATGCGCCGATCGCAGGCCCAGATTCTTTCGGCTCGTCCGTTCGCGACCAGAATGGAGAACCTGGTCCAAGAGCTCGCCGCGGGGCCCGCGGCGGATAGGCATCCCTTCTTTCAGCCGAGGATGCAGGGGCCGGAGGTCCTTATCCTGGTCACGGCCGATAAGGGGCTGTGCGGCGCCTTCAACGCCGGCCTCGCGCGCGCGGCCGTGGAATGGCTCAAGGCCCGCTCCGGACGCAAGTCCTACCTGGCCTTGGTCGGCCGCAAGGGCCGGGATTTCGCCCATCGCCTGCGGGGCTTTGACTGCGAGATATTGAGCGAGACCGTCGGCATATTCCCCAAGGTTAATTTTTCCCATGCCGAACTGTTGGGCAAGGCAGTGATCGACGCATACAACGACAAGAAGCTCATGCGCGTGACCTCCATTTACAACGAGTTCAAGTCCGTGGCCGTCCAGCGCCTGGTGAGCGCCCAGCTTCTGCCCATCGCGGCGCCGCCGGCTGCCGAGGAGGGCGGGGCCTTGGCCGATTATGGCTTCGAACCCGGCCGCGAGGAGCTTCTCGAGGCTCTTCTTCCCCGCTACCTGAAAGCCCAGCTTTTCCGGATACTGCTCGAGTCGCAGGCCGCGGAGCTCGCGGCGCGCATGAACGCTATGGACGCGGCCTCTAAGAATGCCAAGGAGCTGCGCGAGGATTTGAATTTAAGAATGAACCGCCAGAGACAGGCCATCATCACCAAG encodes the following:
- a CDS encoding NAD-dependent epimerase/dehydratase family protein encodes the protein MKALVTGAAGFIGSNLCLELAESGCSVVGIDSFLTGHFENLGNFPGDLVAADLCEPASWKDKVEGVDVVFHQAAITDTTEMDQNKMMRANVEAFRSLLSWAAEQGVRKVVYATSAGVYGDNPVPMKEADSPKPLNIYAFSKMVMESLAKEFAAARPKMSIVGLRYFNVFGPRERFKGKAASMIWQLAQQMRAGRRPRIFEHGEQYRDFIYVRDVVRANLLAQKAPSGVYNVCTGTRTTFNQVIEILNGVLGTRLAPDYFKNPYSFYQNETLGNPKAAEKALKFKAEYSVEEAILEYFGQGRGAPVGV
- the atpG gene encoding ATP synthase F1 subunit gamma — protein: MASLREIRRKIKAVGAQQRIFKAMKMIAAARMRRSQAQILSARPFATRMENLVQELAAGPAADRHPFFQPRMQGPEVLILVTADKGLCGAFNAGLARAAVEWLKARSGRKSYLALVGRKGRDFAHRLRGFDCEILSETVGIFPKVNFSHAELLGKAVIDAYNDKKLMRVTSIYNEFKSVAVQRLVSAQLLPIAAPPAAEEGGALADYGFEPGREELLEALLPRYLKAQLFRILLESQAAELAARMNAMDAASKNAKELREDLNLRMNRQRQAIITKEIAELVGGAEALAS